In Lathyrus oleraceus cultivar Zhongwan6 chromosome 2, CAAS_Psat_ZW6_1.0, whole genome shotgun sequence, the DNA window gaatatttacggcttgcaaactcttacagcttgagcctaatattcgggattataactggatattccatccaggataatctttttcttcacgttttatttagaaaaaagatttgaatattggagtatgggagagaagacgaatatttacggcttgcaagctcttacagcttgagcctaatattcgggattataactggatattccatctaggataatctttttcttcacgttttatttagaaaaagatttgaatattggagtgttaaTGGAAGAAGGGCTTGAAATTGTATTTGAAGGTGATGAGGAAATGAAATTGAATGTTGAATGTAATTATTTACATGTGTAAAAGTATGGACATGGGTACTAATTACCTAACTAGATTAATTGACACACAAAAATCGACTAATCGAATAAAAAAATAATATCGGAAATTCAACCATTAATTAAATCTAAAAGGTAAACATTTAAAGATACAAACAACTAAATAACGATCaaattaaattgataaaaatttaaattaaaataaatagtagaagttatatacaaaaattaaataaaatagtaagcATAACAAATAGAAACATGAAGATTTGCTAGCCCCAAGTATCGAACCCACCCTGCTAAAGACAATGAAACTActctctctccactaggccactcatggttatttataattttaataaTAACTTGAATATTTGAACAGAACTAGCTGAAGATAGTTTAGaaacaaattaattaaaatgagatGGGCTACTGTTAATGGACCACTTAATTAAATGATGGAGGAATATAAAACACAACCttagccgcctggctgttgggttgAGATAACCACACGTTAATGCCATTAAATCCAACATATAATAATTACTGGAAAGGTTGCAAAAGAAGAACTAAACGGtcattaaaaaaatttaaaaggaATTTTAAATGCTCTTAAAAAAAATGAATTGGGGACACGAAACAAATCCAGAGGATTCATTTGTCTTCCTCACAAAGACAGAGCTCTTTCTCTCTCAAACTCTCATCGTCGTTCCAATCTCCCAATCGCTCGCATCAATCTCTCCATCACTCACAAACACCCTAAATCTGAACCTCAACCCTCTCGTTCTCATTCCATCTCCCAATCTCAACCTCATCCTCAAACTCACTCTACATGCCAAAAACAAATGCTTCAGAGAGATTCAAGCAAAAAAACTCACCTTCGGCGGTGGTAATGACGAGTTTGCAACTGCCTCCCTTCGCTAGGTTTCAGGTTTTTTATGCCGTTTTTGGGATTAGGGTTTCATTTGTGGTCGCCTCCGATTTTTCGTTTTTTTCAATCGTTTCCACTCTCACCCTTTATATTCAACAGGCTAGGGTTTCAAATTGGTCTATGGAGATCCAGAAGGGGCGTCTCTGCCAAATCCTTTCGGTGCTCAGAATTTTGGTCTGCCTCTTTGATGCTTGGATTTGGAAAAGGTAACGTGAACCTATGCTTTTTCTTTGAATTTTGTCTCAACTCTCTTTTGGGCATTTTTTGAATTTCTGACGCCTTGCTAATTGCTATGTTTTTACTGCAGTGAACTTGGTGAAAACATGAGTAATTTCGGTTCTTACATGGCTTTGGTTTTGAACTCAGTTTTGGATGGCTGTTAGGGTCTTTCTGAAGAAGGTTGTAGAAGGAGTTCACCCTTGACATGACATTCTGTTCATCAGAGGCTGGTTGGATTTGAGAGTCGTTGAATAAATATTGTGTGAATTCCTCCAACTTTGCTCTATCACTAGCGAAGCTGGAGTTTTCAGGTCCCATATGTTCTGTAATGCAGTGTCCAATGTGATTAACCAAATCTTCAATCGACATAGAAGGGTAAAGACCAGGAAACTTGATCTGATCCAAATTGCTGAGAAACTTCAATGATTCAGCTCCTCTGCTCTTGAAACCTCTGATTGCATGAGGGTTCATCACTGAGCTAGGTGAGGTGATTTCTTGGAAATTATTTTCAACAACTTCACCCATAAGATTATGTTCACTTCTGGAAGAAGATGATTGACCTGCAGATCCCGATTCCACATCCTGCAATCCAAAAATCCCAGCATGACCTTCACTTTTTGAATCAAAACCATCATTGGTTTCAATGCGGTCGTGAATTGCAGTTCCAGTCTCAAAATAAGGAGACTCCAACACGAAATCCTGCTGTTGGCTCAGAAAATTGAGACGGGGATCACACTGTATGAGCTTCTCAAAATGCCTCCCTAACAAACCTTGAGGGCATTGCATAAAGTGTCGCCTATGAATGCTGGCTTGTCCACCGGTAAAGTCTGATGTTGCTTGCCACAAGGTATGCTTCCTTGTTGGAGTGGTTTTTTTTGAAATGCTTGTAAATTGTATGGATGTTAGAAAATTTAGATGGATTGTGCATAGATGGAATTAGAAATGATTGTAATCTTTTTTTGGGACTGCTATGAATTTCCTGCTACAAGTTGCTGTTGGTGCCATGTTCGACTGACATTATTGCCTTGTGAATTGGTAGGTTCGTCAATGGACAGCTGCATGCTTGGTTTCTTGGTGCACCGACTAATGAATAGACTTGGAGGTGTATCATGGCATGGTGGTATGGTTGCAAATGTGTAGACTTTCTTCTGCCAATCTCAGGAAAGAGATAGCCGGCTTAAAGTTTACCCAAGTTTCCATTGCGGGAGACCATTGTCTTGTAAGTAGTCATAACTTCTCGGAGTGTAGCGATGCGTTTACGAATTCTGGATGGAGCTAAGAAAGTGAATGAAGAAGAAGAGATTGAAAGCGTGAGGTTTTGGATTACCGACACTTTGGATGGGAAAAGAGGAGAGTGGGAGCGTGAATGTAATGTGTTTGTGAATAGCACCATTAGACAATTCGCTGAGCAAATTAGTCTTTTTTTTTATTTGCTTCAGCTTCTCTCTGCATTCCCCTCTTCTGATAAGCTGACAAGGGCAACATATATGTATCTTTAATGCATATTTTCAGATTAGCCAATCCACACGTGATAAAGTAAAGTTTTTTTGTTTTGTAAATGATTCCTATATTCTTCATTACTGCAACAATTATGTGGGCTACTTATTACCAAAATAAGCCTAGCCGCAGCATCAATGTCGTTAAACTTGAAGTGCATGCTCAATAAAAGTATCTTAAAATTGATAAGGGTGTCGGGCATAAACTGTTGTAACTATGCCATTATAATTCCATCATTTCAATTCTCAAACCAATCATTTCTAGCATATGTGAAATGATCACAATGGGGTGCGCATCAGTCACTATCCCAATTAGAGGCATTAATTCAATTAAACACAAGCCTTCCAAAGCCAATTGAAACCTCACGCGAGCATCAAGAAACGAGGTTAAATACCAAAATATCTGGTTTTAACATAATTGCATGTTGCTCTTTTTTATGCTTCAAACAATAtaaaaaatcacaaactttaGGCAGATAATTCGGTACAAGATGTGTTCTAATTTCCGTCCTCACACTATGAAGAACAATCAAGGACAGAAATTGCATAGATGACACAAACCCTTTCTCAAGCATTAACCTAAGTGTAATCGATGCAGGTGATGCCATTTGCattctgtagcggtgtattcgttacctttagatttattgactaaatcaaaagcaaagcatacaaagtcgagtcgccaccgcacttctatttatccaaaggaatggctagaaagcgaacaaaagcctaaaagttttacaaacaaaactagtaaaagaagggtcagagatctgggtaagggggtaattatgtcATGGGgaggtgttaggcacccacaacatcctaggtactcctagggaacctcttttcacaacttgttgcaaagagttatttgtttatgaaattattttgtgcaaacatgattgaagggatgagagaagaatgtacaagtttatttatattttgtgtttggatggatgaacccattgcctacgtaccttttcatgaaagataaggatcaaaaccccgtagttcgggtaaaagatttcaaaacagatgagttggttgattttaaacaaaagccttaaggtctttcattatcaaagggagaaaactcgacctatacaaccacaagtccaccatgtgagaacaacttcgACATACTAttgagggattatgccctataataagcatggaagtcttacaattcgatcactaaggacacAGGTGAAATTCACATCAACCACTGAGATAATTtagatctatggctaatgcatgaaaatttgattaagaagtgggcaagggccacaaaagcaattgagtgggttgaattaaccaattagaagtattcacaaaatgaagtcaaagtatgcATTAGAGTTCAATTacaatgagtattatgaaaaagatttttgaaaatcaaaggcataaggcctaggtttctagttttgaaaacaagtcatatgtttgcacaaaagttttctggtttgggttaaagatgaaaaacatggatcaaggttaagcacaAAAAGGTTTAAGGGAACAAAGCCACAAACAGGAGTTGCTTTCTCaaaatcatagaaatgatccaaggaagttcctttggaattaggcaacacaaagcaataagcCAATAAGCAAggtctcataagagaacaacaaaaactggaaatggagtgccaatcaatggtcttacatccaactccaaaaacaagctggaaacagatagccaatcaatggtcttacatctaactccacagaacaaaataggaaacagatagccaatcaatggtcttacatctaactccacaacagaaaacaaaataggaaatagatagccaatcaatggtcttacatctagctccataaaagaaacaggaaacagatagccaatcaatggtcttacatccgactcctcaaacaaacaaacatgcatgaaaagcaaacatataaaagatgcacaaataagcaaacaagcaatcataaatcacactctatacacaaacaagaggcttAAACAAGAtttgggctttagtcaagggctcatatcaacctcgacaaacaagccaaaactgtagggtgtttttgagctcttaaccactaacattgagagttagggtgaagctgatgaataggaaatgaggattagacctcatgctcttaaccctggcctgggtgagcttgaatcaaagaaggcgtggggatccagaatgagggaccctattccacatgactgactctatacaagatcttgggtgtttattcaaaagtatcagcacgtagtgcgagcataatgaaagactcaactgattaacaggggattgattgcaaatcccttctatctgtcaattgcctcttcacttaggaggacttaacaagtaacatgcctcgacaatgaggtctttagcacaaatataaacagtcacagtcattgcctcttaaggaggacttcagccaaatgcatgccaaaagaaacgacagggcttccagactacatggagttagagaggttacctaagtggtataccaaccacaagcaaagcaaagctcaagtaatgagctaaaagcgactaatgtacctgtacaaaagccaaaccATCAGTAGGatattcagacaaacaaccaacagacaacaacagtggtttccaatatgtacacaaagCAAGTCCTAAAAGGCAATCAATCAAGTGAGTTcaccaccaaaggacctacaacacaatcaaagttagttaaccaaagtaacttgcatctcaagtaatgagatcacatcaaccattatagctaattgcttgaacctgaaatacaaagctcaaaaggtgagtacaaaccactagtgcaaagactagggtcaaaggcaaagcaaaaagtcaaaacagaagttgatgttcaacatgaagcatatttaatcaagtaagaacatgtcctaaaaaggatcaaagccaaatcaataagcaaagccatctaatgaacaagataaggcaaaggcaatcacaatgcacacaattggatatcaaacataaaaaaatccacattaaaacagaaatgaatccaatgatcatgaaaatttttatgtgcacacaacatgttaaacacaagcatcatgcaaaaaattggaatcaaaaaatctcaattgacatgtatatgaaaatgaacaagagcaacatcaaaatgtgtgacacacattgtcacaccatacatccatgtgtccaaaacagagatggaatatgctaaaaatgccaaacaaaagctcaaaaatcatgtaacatgttaggaatcagcatatcaaatttcaaagtaattggacaaacaatgagcatttcacaaatcaattagcacaacatgtcatttttgcatcatgttcaaacaatcaagcataTTTCAAATTCCAGCAAtgtaaaaatcatgaaatcataaccacaaaataatagacattcaaaTGAACATGTGGCAAAAAATTTGAGTTAATTTGGATTAGtatgctattttttatgattttttcaacttgaagaaaataaatggaaataatgaaaatcaattggaaaatgATAATGGAATTGGAATTGGAAAAATGCTAGAACCAGGATTTGAACACAGGTACATGAGGTCACCAAAGGCGCATGAAAATAAAATTCAGAAGTGCCAAATCCAAGTATTGAACACAGGTTTAAGAGGTTAAATGAGCGCTGGCAAAAAAATAATTCACAAGTGTTGTGGCAAGGATTCGAACCAGGGACCATGAAGTTGGAAGCGCGCTTGGAAAAATAATATTCAGAAGTGTTTTGGCCAAGGATTGAACCAAAGCACTCAAGGTTCAGGGCGCGTTTTGTACAAAACGCAGCCGTTTCATTAAATGAGTTGGCAAGCCAACTCACGGTCAAGGTACATGTGG includes these proteins:
- the LOC127123951 gene encoding uncharacterized protein LOC127123951 yields the protein MQCPQGLLGRHFEKLIQCDPRLNFLSQQQDFVLESPYFETGTAIHDRIETNDGFDSKSEGHAGIFGLQDVESGSAGQSSSSRSEHNLMGEVVENNFQEITSPSSVMNPHAIRGFKSRGAESLKFLSNLDQIKFPGLYPSMSIEDLVNHIGHCITEHMGPENSSFASDRAKLEEFTQYLFNDSQIQPASDEQNVMSRVNSFYNLLQKDPNSHPKLSSKPKPCKNRNYSCFHQVHCSKNIAISKASEIQKMPKRELRQNSKKKHRFTLPFPNPSIKEADQNSEHRKDLAETPLLDLHRPI